The following nucleotide sequence is from Candidatus Rokuibacteriota bacterium.
CGTTTGAGATCACCGCCACGCGAAACGACTCGCCGATCACGGCGACTGCAAGAATCAGCGTCAATATGCCGCGCGGTCCGTGCGGCTTCATTGCTGCGGTCCCGCGCTTCGAAAGCGAGTTGCAGATGTCTTGGAGCTTGGAATCGTGTGGCAACGCTTTCAGCCCTGCGGACAGCCAATCGATCGTGCGTTGAGCCGACGAAGCTCCGCCAACGGCCGCGATTCCTGTGAAGGCGAGCTGCAAATGCAGCCCCTTGAATCCCGCTTGCAATTGCTTGGACCCAGGGCGATCGGACACGGGCGCGCCAGTATCCCTGTCGGTTAGCTGGTAGTCGGATGACTGATACACGCCACGCGAGTTTGCGACGGTCAATATGAGTGTCATACTTGAAATGTCCGTTTCCGGGCCCTATAGCAAGGTAAGCATAGCAAAGTGAGGGAAGGGGCTACGACGAGCGAATCTCCCCGGAAACCGCGCTCCCAAAGTATGTTGATCGCCCAGATCACCGACATGCACATCAGGCCCGAAGCGTCCTCACCTGCCGGCACGTGGACACGGCGCCCTACCTCGCGCGCGCCGTCGCGCACCTGCTCGGGATGAGGTCGCGCCCCGACGTCGTGCTGGCGACCGGCGACCTCGTCGACGGCGGAAGCTGTGACAAGGGCCGGCCGCCGTGTCCGGGAAGGGGCTTTATGTCAGCTATGCACCCCGGCTCGAGCCCGCGAATGGCGGCGCGGTATGTGCTCCCGCTCTGAGGGTTCGTGACGTTGCACTCGGAGAAGACGGGGTGATCTCCGGCGTTGGCGGCGAGGAAGGGCTGCTCGCGCCCGAACTGGCGTCGCAGCTCGGTTTGCCAGGCCTCCAGGGACAGGCCTGCCAGCTGGCGACGCCGAGACAGCTTCGTGGCGGACGCCGTCCGGCCTCGCCGGCGGGTGGTGGGTTCCGCCGCCGTGTGAGTCTCGGGAGCAGGGTGACGGTTCGAGCGGGCTCTCGTCATGCGTGCGTCTATCGCTTCACTTTGAGGTACTCGGCGACCCAGGAGCCGCCCACCGCGGCCTTGCCGTCGATCTTGACCTTGATGATGTCCTGGGCGAGCAAGAAGTCGCCAACCCGCTGGATCATTCCCGCGGCGCCGGGATTCCCCGCGCCCGGTAGGAGAGACAACTCGAACCTGGGATCCACCATCTGCTGGAGCGAGAGCACCGGGTTGATGTCCACGATTCGCTTCGCGACGGCCTCGCTCACGCCCAGGTTCTCCGCGGTCGCCCGGATGGCGACGCTCTTGTCCTTCGTGAACGCCTCGTAGGCCAAGTCCACGACGCGCACGAGGCGGCGCATGCCCTCGGGGTTCGCCTTCGCCCATTTCTCTCGCACGACCCAGTGGTCAGAGGTGTTGAGGCCGAGGTCGATGGTGCGCGTCAGCACTTTCCCGCCGGCCGCCTCCATCTTGGAGATCCACGGCTCCCACGCATAGGCGCCGTCCACGTCCTTGTTGGAAAACGCCGGCACCATGTTGGTGATGTCCATCGTCACCATCTGGACATCCGCGGGGCTGAGCCCGGCTTTCTGGATCGCCGTCACGAGCCCGATGTGGGCGCTGGTACCGCGCAGGAAGGCGATCTTCTTCCCCTTGAGGTCCTTGAGCGTGGTGATCCCGCTGTCGGGCTGGACCACGAGGCCGTCGGCGTAGGCCGAGATGATCTGGATGTAGACGTTCTTGAGGTCGAGCCCCTGCGAGAGCCCCACCACGTAACCCGCCGTGCCGAAGAGACCGGCATCGATGCTCTCGCTTCGGTAGGCGGCGAACTGGGGCGGCCCGGCCGTGAACTTCACCAGCTCGGCGTCCAGACCCGCTTTCTCGAAAAGCTTGAGGTCGCGGGCGGTGTAGAAGAGCACCGCGTTGTACGGCTGCCAGGCGAACCGGATCTTAATCGGGGCCTGCGCCATAGCCTCGGATGCGAGCGTGGTGATTTGCGCTACCAGAAGGGCTGTCAGCAGGACGAACACCACGGGGAATCGTTTCATGGCATCTCCTCCTCCAAGAGGGACTTGAGCAGGGAGTACTTGAGCGCGGCGAACTCGGCCGAGCCGACGAGATCGACGCTCCGCGGCGCCGCGAAGGGAACCGTCAGGGTGAGCTTGATGCGTCCCGGCCGCTTCGTCATCACGTAGACGCGATGGGACAAGAGGATGGCCTCTTCCACGTCGTGAGTGACGAGGAGCAGGGTCGGATGGTAGACGCCCCCGACGCGGAGGACGAGCTCCTGCATCCGCGCGCGCGTCATGGCATCGAGGGCGCCGAAGGGCTCATCCATCAGGAGTACCCCCGGACGGTTGATCAGCGCCCGGGCGAGCTGCACGCGCTGGCGCATCCCGCCCGAGAGCTGGTAGGGGTAGTGGCCCTCCCAGCCCTCGAGGCCGACCGCGCGGATCAGCTCGCGGGCGCGCGGGAGGTAATCCCCCCGCGCCTCGCCGCGATGCCTGGGGCCGAACACCACGTTCTCCTCCACGGTGAGCCAGCCGAAGAGCGCCGGCGACTGGAAGATCACCGAGCGATCCGGCCCGGGCGGGCCGAGCGGCCGTCCCCCCACGCGGATCGTCCCCGCGGTGGGTCGCTCGAAGCCGGCCACCAGGTTCAGGAGCGTGGTCTTCCCGCACCCCGAGGGGCCGATGACCGCCACGATTTCGCGCTCGGCGACGGCGAGGTCCACGTCCTCGAGCGCGCTCACCGGCTCCTGCCCCCGGTGGAGCGGCGGAAAGACCTTGCCCACGCCCCTGAGCTCCATGTGAGCCGTCAACGTCCTGCCCCAGTCAATGCCTCTGCCCCGTCATCGGCCCTGCCAGTGAAGCAGCGACACCTCGAGGGCTCGAGTGATCCCCTCCAGCGTGAGGCCGATCAGCCCGATGATGATGATCCCGATGTAGACGTCGGGCACCCGGAAGAAGGTCGTCGCGTCCATCACCATGAAACCGAGTCCCGCCTGGGCTGCGATCAGCTCGGCCGCCACCACGATCGCCCACGAGATGGCAGTGGCCGTTTTCACTCCCGTCATGATCTGCGGCAGCGCCGCCCAGAAGATCACGTGCCGGAAGATCTGCGCCCGCGTAAGCCCGAGGTTCTGCGCCGTGCGGAGGAGATCCTGCGGGATCGCCCGCACCCCCGCCGAGGCATTCAGCACCACGTACCAGAGCGCGGCCATGAAGATCAGGAACACCTTGGAGAACTCGCCGATGCCGAAGTAGAGGATCATCAGCGGAATGAATGCGATGGGAGGGATCGGGCGCATGAAGGAGAAGATGGGCGAGAGGATGGCGAAGACCGTGCGGTTCGCGCCCATGACGAGGCCCAGTGGGATGCCGACGGCCAGCCCGAGCCCCAAGCCGGTGAAGGTGCGCGCGAGGCTGGACAGGACGTGCTCGCTGAGCGGCTTCTGCGCATAGCCTTGGGCCATGAGAACCAGGAACTCGCTGCCGAGATCCCCGGGCGACGGGAGAACGAATGGCTTGACGAGCCGGAGGGCTGTCACCGCGTACCAGAGGAGCAGGATGCCGGCGATCGTACCCAAGGACAGAAGGGTGTAGTGGCCCGGCTTCATTTAGTGAACTCCCCCAAGCTCGGTTGCGCCGGCAACGCCGGACCTCGAACCGCGATCACATCACGCGAGCCTATCTCCGACGGGCCGCTAGATTGCCCGCTGCAGGCGAATAGAGCACCGGCCGCAGGCGCCGGTCAAGCCCCAAGTGGGTACAGGTCACGGACAGCCTGTTCGGAGAGGCTGATGGAGGTGTGGGTGGGCCCGATGGACTCGCTGAAGAGGCCGGAACCGGCCACGGCATGGCTGGCCTGGGGTACCGCTCATTCCGCGAGTTCTGCTAAGATCCCGGCAGGCATCAATCATGAGGCAGGTGGGAGCGGCGTGACCCGCTCCCCAAAGCTGTCCACCACGAACGGATTGGAGGGACCGACGATGGGCACGATACCGAGTTACAAGGCTCGACAGTGGAACCTGGCCGGACTCAAGGGCATCTCGGACAAGACGCTCGAGATGCACTTCAAGCTCTACGAGGGGTATGTCACCGAAACGAACCGCCTCACCGAGCATCTCGCCGGCATACTCAAGGACGGCCAGGTCGACCAGGAGGAGATGCCCGCCTACTCGGAGCTGACCCGGCGACTCGGCTTCGAATACAACGGCATGGTCCTCCACCAGTACTACTTCGACAACCTCACGCGCGGCGCGGCGGGTGAGCCCAACAAGAGCTCCGCCTTCGCGCGGGCCGCCGCCGAGAGCTTTGGGTCCTTCGACGTGTGGAAGACGGCCTTCGTGAGCGTCGGCAAGATGCGGGGTGTCGGCTGGGCCATCTGCTATCAGGACCCCCACACCCGGAAGCTGTCCAACCACTGGGTGACGCTGCACGAGGTGGGCAATGTCGCGGGATTCATCCCGATCCTCGTGATGGACGTGTGGGAGCACGCCTTCATCCTGGATTACGCGCCGGCGCAGCGCCCGAAGTACATCGAGGCGTTCCTGGCCAATACGGACTGGGATGTGCTCGACCGGCGGCTGTCGGCGATGAGCGCACCCGCCGCACGCTGACGAGGAGTCGTCAGTCGATAGAGATGCAGCGGAACTTGGCGAAGACGTAGGGATAGTGTGCCTGGTACCAGTTTCGGAAGCTCCGGCGCACCAGCTCTGCCGCCGTCGCCCACGAGGCGCCCTTGAGGACGAAGTGCTTGCCATCGAAGAAGTCGGCCGAATAGCCCGGGTACCCCGGGATACACGCCTCGAATCCCGGGAAGCCGGTGAATGGTGTCAGTGTCCATTCCCATCCATTGCCGACGAGCTCGTGTACCCCCCACGCGCTCGCTCCCTCCGGATGCGCGCCCACCGGCGTCGGCGACCAGAATCGAAAATCGAAGTTCCCGTGTCCCTCGCCAGGCGCCGTTACCCCCCAGGGAAACGCCCGCTCGGCTCCAGTGGGATCTCCGAATGCGGCGCGGTGGAACTCCGGCTCGGTGAGCAACCGCTTGCCCTGCCAGCACGCATAGGCCCGCGCTTCGGCAAGGCTCACATAGACCGGCCAATCTGCCACGCTGTCGAGCGGAAGAAGATCGAAGAGCCCACGGTAGAGCCACCGTCCGTCCTTCTCCGTCCACACGGGCGGGGAATTGAGCTTCTCCGCGCGACTCCAGTCCCAGTCCCCATCGCTCCAAAGCTCGGGACGGCTGTATCCGCCGTCCTTCACGAAGGCGAGATACTGCCCGTTCGTTACCGGCGTCTGATCCACTCGGAAGCTTGGTACGAAGACCTGGACAGGAGGGAATTCATTGTCCCAGCCGAAACTCAGATCGGTGAGGCCGGCTCCGAGCGTCGCCGTGCCCGCCGGCACCTGCACGGTGGCCGGCGGCCGTCCCCGGCCGAGCGTGACAGGCGGAAGCCAGGAGGGGCGCACTTTCAGATCGAAGGCGAGCTGCTGCATCATGTAGAGCAGCGTCTCCTGGTGCATGAGCTCATGCTCGATGACCATGGTGAAGACGCGCTCGTCGCGCGCCATGACATGCGTTCCCGCCCGCTCGACCACCGCGTCCACGGAGTCCAGCACGGCGGCCCGGACGCGGTCACGGTAGGCGAGCACTTTTTCCAGCGGCGGCCAGCTATCCGGGATCTCCGGATGGGCGTGGCAGTGGGTGGGGTCGTCGACATCGGGATCGATGCCTCGGGAGAAGAGCTCGTCGAAGCCCGCATTGAACGAGGGCTGCCCCAGGACGCCGGCGCAGATGTGGTTCCAAGCGAAGGCGGGCAAATGCCCCACGTAGAAGATAAAGGGATGGCGCAGCGCTATCGGCTGCGCGAGGAACGCGTTGGGGGCGAGGATCTCGAAGATCTGGTCTGTCCGCGCCCATGTTGCCGAGAGCCGCTCGACCACTGTCTCAGCCATGCCAACCCTCCATTGGTCACGACTCGACCAAGCCCAGGACGTAGCAAGGAAAGGACCATACGGGACTGTGACAGAGTGTACGTCGGAACGATCCACACGGCGAGCCGAACCGCGGGGGGCGAAGAGCAATTCCGAGTCCGGGCTTGATCGTCAGGCTGAGGCGGACTACCCTCAGCGGCCTTCCTCAAGGCGGCGGGAACGCCTTCGAGCTTCTGGACCGCCTCGCCGTCCCCGCGTGGCCTGCGCCGGTAGGAGGCTAGCTCGCGGTCTCGAAGAGCGCGTTGAGGCGCCGGCAGGCGGCAACGACTTCGCGGTCTCTGCCCGGGAACCACGCGCGGATCCACTCCGGCCGCTCGAAGAAGGCCAGAGGTGGTAGTCCGCGGCGCCGGATACCCACGCGGAGCACGAGCCCGGTGGCATTGATGAAGCTCACGTCCTCCAGCATGCGTCCCGGAGCGGCCACGCCCGCCGTGACCGGGCAGAGCCTCGTGATGGCCGCCACCGAGTCCGCCACGCCACGGAGGCAGAAGGCGTGGGTCCGGGAAAGTAGCGCGGGAGGCAGCGCTTCGAGGACGCTTCGAAGCGTGAGACCCGAAAAGACGGTGTCGTCCACCACGGCAAGCGAGTCGCAGGCCTCGATGCCTTCGAGCTGGACGGCGAGCGTGGCCGGCACGGTGCTGACCAGGTGATAGCTACCGCGCCCGTCCTCCTCCCGAGTGAGCCCGAGACGACGCACGCGCGGGAACCAGCCCGACCTTGCGTGCAGCGCCAGAGCCACGCGCTCCCCCGCCCTTCCGATGCCGAGGGTAAGATCGAATGGGGCGTGGCGGCCCTGGGCGATGACCCGATCGAGCTGCTCGTCCATGGTCAGGACCACGACCCGCTCGCCATCCCTGGTGAGCAGCTCGAGCAGGGAGCGGGTGAGGGCGACGGCCGGGGAGTCGGGACCGAGACGCTCCCTCACTTCGTCGCTCAGATCGTCATGGACGTACAGCAGCCGGGGCGTGGGCTGCGTGTAGGCCTCAGGGTCCGAATCGCCTGCGCCGCGGGACGTCTCAGACGGCGGCATCCGGCGCCGGCTCACGATAGACGTAGTCGCTCCGGCAGCGCTCCATCATCGCGCGCAAGTCCTGGCGCAGCTCCTCGAGCGTCGGCCGACCGACATACCACCAACCGTTGTAAATCCGATGAATCGTGAGGTCGGGTAGAAGCGAGA
It contains:
- a CDS encoding NrtA/SsuA/CpmA family ABC transporter substrate-binding protein, with translation MKRFPVVFVLLTALLVAQITTLASEAMAQAPIKIRFAWQPYNAVLFYTARDLKLFEKAGLDAELVKFTAGPPQFAAYRSESIDAGLFGTAGYVVGLSQGLDLKNVYIQIISAYADGLVVQPDSGITTLKDLKGKKIAFLRGTSAHIGLVTAIQKAGLSPADVQMVTMDITNMVPAFSNKDVDGAYAWEPWISKMEAAGGKVLTRTIDLGLNTSDHWVVREKWAKANPEGMRRLVRVVDLAYEAFTKDKSVAIRATAENLGVSEAVAKRIVDINPVLSLQQMVDPRFELSLLPGAGNPGAAGMIQRVGDFLLAQDIIKVKIDGKAAVGGSWVAEYLKVKR
- a CDS encoding ABC transporter ATP-binding protein; translation: MELRGVGKVFPPLHRGQEPVSALEDVDLAVAEREIVAVIGPSGCGKTTLLNLVAGFERPTAGTIRVGGRPLGPPGPDRSVIFQSPALFGWLTVEENVVFGPRHRGEARGDYLPRARELIRAVGLEGWEGHYPYQLSGGMRQRVQLARALINRPGVLLMDEPFGALDAMTRARMQELVLRVGGVYHPTLLLVTHDVEEAILLSHRVYVMTKRPGRIKLTLTVPFAAPRSVDLVGSAEFAALKYSLLKSLLEEEMP
- a CDS encoding ABC transporter permease, with the translated sequence MKPGHYTLLSLGTIAGILLLWYAVTALRLVKPFVLPSPGDLGSEFLVLMAQGYAQKPLSEHVLSSLARTFTGLGLGLAVGIPLGLVMGANRTVFAILSPIFSFMRPIPPIAFIPLMILYFGIGEFSKVFLIFMAALWYVVLNASAGVRAIPQDLLRTAQNLGLTRAQIFRHVIFWAALPQIMTGVKTATAISWAIVVAAELIAAQAGLGFMVMDATTFFRVPDVYIGIIIIGLIGLTLEGITRALEVSLLHWQGR
- a CDS encoding Fe-Mn family superoxide dismutase, whose product is MGTIPSYKARQWNLAGLKGISDKTLEMHFKLYEGYVTETNRLTEHLAGILKDGQVDQEEMPAYSELTRRLGFEYNGMVLHQYYFDNLTRGAAGEPNKSSAFARAAAESFGSFDVWKTAFVSVGKMRGVGWAICYQDPHTRKLSNHWVTLHEVGNVAGFIPILVMDVWEHAFILDYAPAQRPKYIEAFLANTDWDVLDRRLSAMSAPAAR
- a CDS encoding SUMF1/EgtB/PvdO family nonheme iron enzyme, encoding MAETVVERLSATWARTDQIFEILAPNAFLAQPIALRHPFIFYVGHLPAFAWNHICAGVLGQPSFNAGFDELFSRGIDPDVDDPTHCHAHPEIPDSWPPLEKVLAYRDRVRAAVLDSVDAVVERAGTHVMARDERVFTMVIEHELMHQETLLYMMQQLAFDLKVRPSWLPPVTLGRGRPPATVQVPAGTATLGAGLTDLSFGWDNEFPPVQVFVPSFRVDQTPVTNGQYLAFVKDGGYSRPELWSDGDWDWSRAEKLNSPPVWTEKDGRWLYRGLFDLLPLDSVADWPVYVSLAEARAYACWQGKRLLTEPEFHRAAFGDPTGAERAFPWGVTAPGEGHGNFDFRFWSPTPVGAHPEGASAWGVHELVGNGWEWTLTPFTGFPGFEACIPGYPGYSADFFDGKHFVLKGASWATAAELVRRSFRNWYQAHYPYVFAKFRCISID